The Lentimicrobiaceae bacterium genome has a segment encoding these proteins:
- a CDS encoding ribonuclease III domain-containing protein, which yields MFLHKLRLIKYNAHNRRIFLFVRSIFGFYPKNIKLYDIALRHKSKSIDEHKNHKVTNERLEFLGDSVINLIIADYLFKRYPLKDEGFLTEMRSRLVCRNRLNELSDDLGITIAIDTVRPIPNNCSIKGNALEALIGAMYIDKGYNFTYNIVVKKIIPNYIDIEDVEQTDTNYKKQVINFAQKYNLDIDFVLCQTDASIGFEVDVVIDGNTVGHGRGSSIKLAEQDAAHNSIGYIEEKEQLYSCCEKS from the coding sequence TTGTTTCTACATAAATTACGCTTAATCAAGTACAATGCTCATAACAGAAGAATTTTTCTATTTGTTAGGAGCATTTTTGGCTTTTACCCCAAAAATATTAAGCTGTACGATATTGCACTTAGGCATAAGTCAAAATCGATAGACGAGCATAAAAATCATAAAGTTACCAACGAACGCTTAGAATTTTTGGGCGATTCGGTTATTAATTTGATTATTGCCGATTACCTATTTAAGAGATACCCGCTAAAAGACGAAGGTTTTTTGACGGAAATGAGGTCGAGGTTGGTGTGCAGAAACAGACTGAACGAACTTTCAGACGATTTGGGTATTACAATTGCAATAGACACGGTTAGACCCATACCCAACAACTGCTCCATAAAAGGCAATGCTTTAGAAGCTCTTATAGGTGCTATGTATATTGACAAAGGCTATAATTTTACGTACAATATTGTTGTAAAAAAAATCATTCCCAATTATATTGATATTGAAGACGTTGAGCAAACAGATACCAACTATAAAAAGCAAGTTATAAATTTTGCTCAAAAATATAACCTTGATATAGATTTCGTATTATGTCAAACTGATGCCAGTATCGGGTTTGAAGTTGATGTTGTGATTGACGGCAACACCGTTGGTCACGGAAGAGGTAGCTCTATTAAATTAGCCGAACAAGACGCCGCACATAATTCTATCGGCTATATTGAAGAAAAAGAACAGTTGTACAGTTGCTGTGAAAAATCTTAA
- the fabF gene encoding beta-ketoacyl-ACP synthase II produces the protein MNLKRVVVTGLGSVTPIGNTVQSYWESLVNGVSGAGPITHFDASKFKTQFGCEVKDFDPLQYLDRKEARKLDLYTIYGMVASQEAVDMSNLLNDNVDCDRVGVIWASGIGGMNTMYNEVEEFLQGDGTPRFNPLMVPKMIADIAAGQISIKYGFRGPNYAIVSACASSAHAMIDAFNYIRLGKANAFVTGGSEAAINIPGVGGFNAMHAISTRNDDPKTASRPFDKDRDGFVLGEGAGALIFEELEHALARGAKIYCEVAGAGMTGDAHHITAPHPEGHGAIKGMKLALEDANLSTTDVDHINTHGTSTPLGDIAEITAILSVFGEHSSKLAVNSTKSMTGHLLGAAGAIEAIASIMAMQNGIVPPTINHFTDDPEINQDVNIVYNKALKKDLNVVLSNTFGFGGHNASIIFKKFVK, from the coding sequence ATGAATTTAAAACGAGTAGTTGTTACGGGTCTGGGATCGGTAACGCCAATAGGCAATACTGTACAATCGTATTGGGAGTCGTTGGTTAATGGTGTTAGCGGTGCCGGACCTATAACTCATTTTGATGCAAGTAAATTTAAAACTCAATTTGGTTGCGAGGTGAAAGATTTTGATCCTTTGCAATATCTTGATAGAAAAGAGGCTCGCAAGCTCGACTTATATACAATTTACGGCATGGTAGCATCGCAAGAAGCTGTTGATATGTCGAATTTGTTAAACGACAACGTCGATTGCGACCGTGTTGGAGTTATTTGGGCATCCGGAATAGGTGGTATGAATACCATGTACAACGAAGTTGAAGAATTTCTCCAAGGAGACGGCACACCAAGATTTAACCCTCTGATGGTACCGAAAATGATTGCAGATATTGCAGCCGGTCAAATATCTATCAAGTATGGTTTTAGAGGACCTAACTACGCAATCGTATCAGCTTGTGCATCATCGGCACACGCCATGATTGACGCTTTTAATTACATCAGATTAGGTAAAGCTAATGCCTTTGTAACGGGAGGTTCCGAAGCTGCAATCAACATTCCAGGTGTTGGAGGTTTTAATGCAATGCATGCAATCTCTACTCGCAATGATGATCCGAAAACAGCATCTCGTCCGTTTGATAAAGACCGCGACGGTTTTGTGTTAGGAGAAGGCGCCGGTGCATTAATTTTTGAAGAACTCGAACATGCATTAGCTCGTGGAGCCAAAATTTATTGCGAAGTAGCAGGAGCAGGTATGACGGGCGACGCCCATCATATTACTGCACCTCACCCCGAAGGACACGGAGCTATTAAAGGTATGAAACTTGCTCTTGAAGATGCAAACCTTAGCACTACAGATGTCGACCACATTAACACTCACGGAACATCTACACCACTTGGCGATATAGCTGAGATTACAGCTATTTTAAGTGTTTTTGGTGAACATAGTTCCAAGTTAGCCGTTAACTCCACAAAGTCGATGACCGGACACCTACTTGGCGCTGCCGGTGCTATTGAAGCTATTGCATCTATTATGGCTATGCAAAACGGTATAGTTCCTCCTACAATCAACCACTTTACCGATGACCCCGAAATAAACCAAGACGTTAATATTGTTTACAACAAAGCTCTTAAAAAAGACCTCAACGTTGTTTTAAGCAATACTTTCGGCTTTGGCGGTCATAATGCCTCAATTATTTTTAAAAAATTTGTAAAATAA
- a CDS encoding acyl carrier protein, with translation MTDVANRIKAIIVEKLGVEESEVVPTANFATDLGADSLDTVELIMEFEKEFNIAIPDEEAEKIVTVGDAINYLEKSLK, from the coding sequence ATGACAGACGTAGCAAACAGAATTAAAGCTATTATTGTAGAAAAATTAGGCGTAGAAGAAAGTGAAGTTGTTCCAACAGCTAACTTTGCAACCGATCTAGGTGCAGATTCACTTGACACAGTTGAACTTATCATGGAATTTGAAAAAGAATTCAACATTGCAATTCCTGACGAAGAAGCAGAAAAAATAGTTACTGTGGGAGACGCAATCAATTATTTAGAAAAAAGTCTAAAATAA
- a CDS encoding HDIG domain-containing protein, producing MKTKFKKIISGITYSGVKKVLLFVVAIVLVMIMLPKQQKFKYDYFLGKPWKYDDFYAIDDIAILKPEDELEKERQKVSEESLPYYTRNTYIQDSVKIELKNYLYSIDTSPELSHKRSAFFSKNKEKILSLGSRLLDSVYNKGIILLNENASEKLSAENADNIMLMIGNNKVQVHNKNDFHNIASANNYFINNLKNQPEEVSKRLLPVLQRLLTYNINFSQSYTQLHYDQSISRISLTRGVIQKGERVVARGEIVNQTKFLALETIRQNYESQQIDKKHYTNTLIGQLILVCIAFATIALYLFTFNNKLFNSDKSIGLLLFLILLVVGMVILSLKLAPEFLLIVPIPVVPLMIRLFFDSKTAIFVHVLVMVILSFIVPNNIVFLFTELVVGVVAIISIVSLERRSQLFTTSLIIFISYSLIYTGFYLIQEGTLQGINFVSYIILFVSSLLTMLVYPLLFLFEKLFRITTNITYFELTDTNHPLLRELSLKAPGTFQHSLMVSNMVEEACIAIGANSLLGRVGALYHDIGKIDNPQFFIENQTSGYNPHDDIEYTESAKIIVGHVIKGIEKARAQRIPNEVIDFIRTHHGTRCAQYFYNKYKIANPDKEPDEKIFRYHGPIPQTKETSILMIVDPVEAASRTLKTPTEQNIVELIENVVKTIIDAKQFDNSELTLQEIDMVKKVLKSRLMSIYHVRIEYPVVK from the coding sequence ATGAAAACAAAATTTAAGAAAATTATTTCCGGCATTACGTATTCGGGTGTTAAAAAGGTATTGTTATTTGTTGTAGCTATTGTTTTGGTTATGATAATGTTACCTAAACAACAAAAATTTAAGTACGATTATTTTTTGGGAAAACCATGGAAATACGACGACTTCTATGCTATAGACGATATTGCTATTCTTAAACCCGAAGACGAATTGGAAAAAGAAAGACAGAAAGTATCGGAAGAAAGTTTACCTTATTATACTCGAAATACCTACATTCAGGATAGTGTTAAAATAGAATTGAAAAACTATTTGTACAGCATCGATACTTCTCCGGAATTAAGCCATAAGAGGTCGGCTTTTTTTTCTAAAAATAAAGAAAAAATTTTGTCGTTAGGTAGCAGATTATTAGATTCGGTTTACAACAAGGGTATAATTTTATTGAACGAAAATGCTAGCGAAAAGCTAAGTGCCGAAAATGCCGATAATATTATGCTTATGATAGGCAATAACAAGGTTCAGGTACATAATAAAAACGACTTCCATAATATTGCATCGGCGAATAATTATTTTATTAACAATCTGAAAAATCAGCCCGAGGAGGTATCAAAACGGCTTTTGCCTGTTCTTCAAAGATTATTGACGTACAATATTAATTTTAGTCAAAGTTACACGCAACTGCATTACGATCAAAGCATCAGCAGAATTTCATTAACTCGCGGTGTTATACAAAAAGGCGAAAGAGTTGTTGCTCGTGGCGAAATCGTCAATCAAACTAAGTTTTTGGCTCTTGAAACCATCAGACAGAACTACGAATCGCAGCAGATTGACAAAAAACATTACACCAACACTCTAATAGGGCAGTTGATATTGGTTTGCATAGCTTTTGCCACAATAGCCTTGTATCTGTTTACATTTAACAATAAATTGTTCAATTCCGATAAATCTATAGGCTTGCTTTTGTTTTTAATTCTGCTTGTAGTCGGAATGGTGATATTATCGTTGAAGTTGGCTCCTGAGTTCTTGCTAATTGTCCCAATACCGGTTGTTCCTTTGATGATACGTCTGTTTTTTGATTCAAAAACGGCAATATTCGTACATGTTCTTGTTATGGTAATTTTATCATTTATAGTTCCCAATAATATCGTGTTTTTATTTACCGAGCTTGTTGTTGGTGTTGTAGCCATTATTAGCATTGTAAGTTTAGAAAGAAGGTCGCAGTTGTTTACTACATCATTAATAATTTTTATTAGCTATTCGCTGATATACACAGGCTTTTACTTGATACAAGAAGGAACTTTGCAGGGTATTAATTTCGTTTCGTATATAATTTTGTTTGTTAGTTCGTTGCTGACTATGTTGGTTTATCCGCTGTTATTTTTGTTTGAAAAGTTGTTCAGAATAACAACTAACATAACTTATTTTGAGCTTACCGACACAAACCATCCGTTGCTAAGAGAGTTGTCGCTAAAGGCTCCCGGCACTTTTCAGCATTCGCTTATGGTTTCCAATATGGTTGAAGAAGCATGTATAGCAATTGGAGCAAATTCTTTGTTGGGCAGAGTTGGAGCTTTGTACCACGATATAGGAAAAATCGACAACCCACAGTTTTTTATAGAAAACCAAACTAGCGGTTACAATCCACACGATGATATTGAATACACCGAAAGTGCAAAAATAATTGTAGGGCACGTTATTAAGGGTATTGAAAAAGCCAGAGCTCAAAGGATCCCTAACGAAGTCATTGATTTTATCAGAACGCATCACGGAACTAGATGTGCTCAGTATTTTTACAATAAATACAAAATTGCCAATCCCGATAAAGAGCCCGACGAAAAAATATTCAGGTATCACGGTCCTATTCCACAAACTAAAGAGACTTCTATTTTGATGATAGTTGACCCGGTTGAGGCTGCTTCAAGGACTCTGAAAACGCCTACTGAACAGAATATTGTAGAACTTATTGAAAACGTAGTTAAAACAATTATTGATGCCAAGCAGTTCGACAACTCGGAGCTTACTTTGCAAGAAATTGATATGGTAAAAAAAGTACTTAAAAGCAGATTGATGAGTATTTATCACGTCAGAATTGAATATCCGGTGGTTAAATAA
- a CDS encoding acyloxyacyl hydrolase, which translates to MEFIRKKISFVLVAIALLMSSYLFGQSKNKWMENVLVETRLNYGFLINHHLEMEIYNSHFPMFEVNIGKETFGKKRWHSYYLYPFLGLSYQYSHLGNSNILGSSHAVFPYINYPLFRNGRESLNFRVGLGLAYLTKCYDRIDNYKYIAIGSHINAAANFILEYRYEVSTRLQTSIGLSLTHFSNGSTKNPNYGINIPTIDASLAYRLKRKENYREYKILPDLYIFEFPKPKSFDFNANFNVAFKDMENINNRKFMIYNFAFTTMKRISYKSSFGVALDVTSHGADYYMADYDSIEYKRESQLLRLGGSAMYKLSMSKLHYYGGFGFYFSGKVVLWESYFKIGLQYDINDFLFADLTLRTNFGKADFVGLGLGYKFTYYGDGRKHRGGG; encoded by the coding sequence ATGGAATTTATAAGAAAAAAAATCTCGTTTGTGTTGGTGGCAATTGCGTTGCTGATGAGTTCTTATTTGTTCGGTCAGAGCAAAAACAAGTGGATGGAAAATGTTTTGGTCGAAACTCGACTTAACTATGGCTTTTTGATAAATCACCATTTGGAAATGGAAATTTATAACAGCCATTTTCCTATGTTTGAAGTAAATATAGGGAAAGAAACTTTTGGCAAAAAACGTTGGCATTCTTATTATTTGTATCCGTTTTTAGGACTTAGTTATCAGTATTCGCATTTGGGCAATTCTAATATTTTAGGGAGCTCTCATGCAGTTTTTCCATATATCAATTATCCTTTGTTTCGCAACGGTCGCGAGTCATTAAATTTTCGTGTAGGATTAGGATTGGCGTATCTTACCAAGTGCTACGACCGTATTGATAATTACAAGTACATTGCAATTGGCTCGCATATAAATGCGGCAGCCAATTTTATTTTGGAGTATCGCTACGAAGTTTCAACGCGGTTACAAACTTCAATAGGACTATCGCTAACTCACTTTTCAAACGGTTCTACCAAAAATCCCAACTACGGAATAAATATTCCCACAATCGATGCTTCGTTGGCATACCGACTCAAGCGAAAAGAAAATTACAGAGAGTATAAGATACTGCCCGACTTGTACATTTTTGAGTTTCCAAAACCTAAATCCTTTGATTTTAATGCAAACTTCAACGTTGCCTTTAAGGACATGGAAAACATCAACAACCGAAAATTTATGATTTACAATTTTGCTTTTACCACAATGAAACGAATTTCGTACAAGAGTAGTTTTGGTGTGGCTCTTGATGTAACATCTCACGGAGCCGATTACTACATGGCAGATTACGATAGCATTGAATACAAACGTGAGAGTCAGCTTCTTAGGCTTGGTGGAAGTGCGATGTACAAACTAAGCATGTCGAAATTGCATTACTACGGCGGATTTGGATTTTATTTTAGTGGAAAAGTCGTTCTTTGGGAATCGTATTTTAAAATTGGTTTACAGTACGATATAAATGATTTTTTGTTTGCCGATTTAACGCTTAGAACCAATTTTGGCAAAGCCGATTTTGTAGGTTTAGGCTTGGGTTATAAGTTTACTTACTATGGAGATGGAAGGAAGCATAGAGGTGGTGGGTGA
- a CDS encoding DUF2807 domain-containing protein produces MKKLSYILILFVAVALLSSCSDSHWFDFAKSTGEIVRIERPLEGTFDTLVFNDNINVEITIGNEYKLELEGGENLLPGIETSVKDSTITFSNKNRFNWVRSYKPKINAYLTLPFISQMRYKSVGTITNTGTIMQPYLDILGTGGSGYIKLNLNVNELKLALVNGAIDADLKGRVGALYAFNDGLGVFRCYELNTGFLYITNKAANNCYVTATNTIEYVIEGVGDIYLKGNPPNISGTASGGGKLVMSE; encoded by the coding sequence ATGAAAAAACTAAGTTACATACTGATATTATTTGTCGCTGTAGCCTTGTTGAGCTCCTGTTCCGATAGTCATTGGTTTGATTTTGCCAAAAGTACGGGCGAAATTGTCAGAATTGAGCGTCCATTGGAAGGCACATTTGACACTTTGGTTTTTAACGATAACATAAACGTTGAGATTACAATTGGCAACGAATATAAGTTGGAATTGGAAGGCGGAGAAAATTTACTGCCCGGGATTGAAACTTCCGTTAAAGATAGCACTATTACTTTTTCCAATAAAAACAGATTTAATTGGGTTAGGTCGTACAAGCCAAAAATTAATGCATATCTGACTTTACCTTTCATTTCGCAAATGAGATACAAATCGGTAGGCACTATAACCAATACGGGTACTATTATGCAACCTTATCTTGATATACTGGGGACAGGCGGTTCGGGTTATATTAAACTTAACCTTAATGTCAACGAACTTAAATTAGCTTTGGTAAACGGAGCCATTGATGCCGACCTAAAAGGCAGAGTTGGAGCTCTTTACGCTTTTAACGACGGATTAGGCGTTTTTAGATGCTATGAGCTTAATACAGGATTTTTGTACATTACTAATAAAGCTGCAAACAACTGCTACGTTACTGCTACTAACACTATTGAATACGTAATTGAAGGCGTTGGAGATATTTACCTAAAAGGCAATCCACCTAATATAAGCGGTACTGCAAGTGGAGGAGGAAAATTGGTGATGAGTGAATAG